From Syntrophorhabdaceae bacterium:
GCAAAAAAGGGCTTACCATCAAACCTTCCAATATGATGTGTAAATTCGAGACCGGTCTCAGCTTTTATCAATCTTGAAAATTGACCTGTTGCATTGTTTTCTATACAAAAGGTCTTTTTTGCATGCTTTAAAATATTTAGATAATCAAACTTCTCTATTAAAGGTAAAGGGAATACCTCTTGAAAGTGAATAAGGGCAATCTTTTTATTTTTTGATAGTATATCAACAATCTCTTTTAAAACCCCCCACGTGGAACCCCAACCTACAAGGACTATGTCTGGATTTTCATCTCCATAGAGTTCCGGTGGAAAGATTTCTTGGTTTATAAGAGCCATCTTTTTAAAAAGCCTCTTCTCCACCATTTTTATCCTTATATCTGGGTCCTCTGTAATATGCCCTTCCTCATCATGCTCATCACTGTCTGTTACAATAAGTTTTTTTGATGTCCCTGGTATACCAAATAAAGATACACCACTTTCTGTGTATGAGTGTCTTTTATAGTCTTTTATATCTTCAAGGGATCTCCCTTTTACTCTATATTCTCTATGAATAAATCTGTTAAAATCAAACGGTTCTGTTGTCCATTGGGAATCAGATAGATACTGGTCTGTTAATATAAACACAGGTATCTGGAATCTCTGAGATAAATCAAAGGCCTTATTGGTTAGATAGAATGCCTGCTCAGGAGAGCCAGGGGCAAAAATAACCTTAGGAAATTCACCGTGACCAGCATGGAGGGCAAAAAGAAGGTCTGCCTGTTCTGTTTTTGTAGGAAGCCCTGTTGCAGGACCTGGCCTCTGGGCAAGGGCAATAACAATAGGGGTTTCTGTCATGGCAGCAAGAGAAAGTCCCTCCACCATTAGGGCGAATCCGCCACCTGATGTCCCTGTCATAGACCTGACCCCTGCATAGGATGCACCTATTGCCATATTAATGGCTGCAATCTCATCCTCAGCCTGTTCCACAATTATCCCATACTCTTTAGCCTTTCCTGCCATGAATAACATAATACCTGTAGATGGCGTCATAGGATAGGCAGAATAGAATTTACATCCCGAAGCAATGGCTCCAATGCCTATTGCCTCATTTACACCTATTAGCATCCTTGATTTCTCTTTAGGGGTTATACTAAATGCACATCTTAGGCACTCTTTAACAGCATATCTATATCCTGCTGAGAATGCATCCTTATTCAAACTTATAATCTCGGCGCCTTTTTTCTTTAATTTATCCTCAACAATTTGAAAAAAAACATCCATCTCTATTCCAAGCATCCCAAGGACAGAGCCTGTTGCCACTGTATTTACCATAATTCTATCTTTACCATGGGTTTGTGCAAGGTCAAGTAAAGGGATATGGAGAAATTGATCGCCGATATATTCATTCTTCAGCATATCCCTATCATAAATAATAGTCCCACCAATGGTAAGCTCTTTTTCATGGAGGTTTATACTATCATTATCAAGGGCTACAAGGATATCTATTATGCTTTTTGATGATGAAACAGGCATGTCTGAAAAACGTATCTGATAAATATTATGCCCCCCTCTTATACGGGATTCATATTCCTGATGGGTAAATACATGGAAACCAGATCTTGCAAACACCTTTGCCAAGGTATCACCTATAGTCTGGATACCCTGACCTGCCTCACCGCCTATTTTTATTGTATAATCCAGTTCATCCCCCCTGTTTTAATTATACACATAAAGATAAAAATAGCAATAAAAGCTTGTGTATAACTTTTTTTTCAAATATATCACAAAATATAAACATCGGACTAACGCTCCAGCAAGGACATAAAATGCTTTTTGATTGCTAATGGTGTCCTTGAAAAATCAAACTTATTTATAAAATGGTCAACAGGTATATCCCTGCCTTCTTTAAACAGTGCATTTACACTGGCATAGACTTCACCATTTAGATCCTCTATCCATGCTGTTGCATGGACATCCCTGCCCTCTATCCTGAGGAATTGCCCTTTTGCAATATATGGGGTTCCGCATATAACAGGCTTAAAAAACTCCATTTCTGTCTTCCTTGTCATGCAGATCTTTTTTGTTTCCATAAATATGGCATACCATATTATGACATCAAGTATCCCAAATATAATCCCTCCGTGGAGGACATCTGTATAACCTTCAAATCTATTATCAAGATTTACCTCACAATAGACTATACCTTTTTCATACATCATCTGAAGCTTCAAACCATCTTCTCTGTTGAAACCACAAAAGAAAGAATCTTTATATACAGGCAGAACACCCTTCATGAGAACCTCCTCTAAAGCTTAATGATCTTTTATTTATTTGTGCTTGTTTTAAACAAGGTATTATATATGGCAAGCAATATGGAAATATTTTTTTCATTATTTTAAAAATCTAAAAAACTTACTCAATAGGGCCTTAAGTCGATATTCAAAACCCCATACCTTTTTCAAAGTTCTTTTTTTTAAAGTTTCTCTATTAGATCCCTGTCTATCTCCATGGTAGCTGCAAACTGGACTGCATTAAGAAGAATGGTCACCCTTTCCTTGCCTTCTATCTCCCTCTCAAATATACCTGTCAATCCTTTAAATGGTCCATCTTTTATAATAATCTTTTCACCTATTGATATAGGTTTCTTTTCAACGGTGGCAACGCCGTTTTCAAGTCTTGATTTTAGAAAATCTATTAGTTCTTCATGAATAGGGACAATCTTCTCTCCAAAATGAACTATTGTTTTTACACCACGGGCATACTTTACAATACGGAAATCATCGATGGGATGAAATCTGGCAAATATATAACCTGGGAACATGGGTTCTATCACATAGACAAACCTGCTGTTTTTAAATTTTTTTAATTTAAGTTTTGGTGCAAGCGTATCTATACCGATTGATATTAGGTTCGCTGCTGCCCTGTCTTCGTTTTTAGGTTTGGTATTTACTACAAACCATTTTTTCATTGCTGAATTTTAACACCGAAAAATAAAAATTATCAAGACAGTTTCTGTCAAAAAAACCTTGACAGTTTCTAAATGTTTTTATTAATATTCAAAATATAATGAAAATAGATATATTGGGTTGTTATGGAAATATAAAAGGTGATTTCAAGACTACATCTTTTCTCATCGATGACTCTATACTTTTGGATGCAGGAACAGTAACCAGTGTTTTAAATGATGATAGGATAAAAAAGATAGACAAAATAATCATAACCCATACCCACCTTGACCATATAAAAGACCTTGTTTTCCTTGTAGATGAACTTGTTATGATGGGCAGATATAAGATCGAGCTTATAAGCGTAGAACAGGTGCTCAATATTATATCAAATAATCTTTTCAATAACCTCATCTGGCCTGACTTTACTGTAATACCCTCTTATGATAATGCTGTTATAAAACTCCGTGAAATTATATTAAATGAATACACTGAGATAAACGATATAACCATAAAACCGATTCTCATGACCCATACTGTTTATTGTGTTGGTTATGTGATTAAAAAAAATGATAGAGGGTTTATGTTTACCTCAGATACTGGACCCACAAAAAACTTCTGGGAACAGGCAAATAAGGAAAAAGGTATAGATTTTATTATTGCCGATGTATCTTTTCCAAACCGTATGGAAGAACTGGCAAAGATATCAGGGCATATGACATTGAATATCCTGATAGATCACTTACAAAGATATGGTCTTGACGATAAACCCATATTCATTACACATATAAAGCCCATCTTTCTTGAAGAGATAATACATGAACTTTCACAACTGGGAAGGCCAAATATCAGGCCACTTATCCAGGGTGAAACTATCCATGTATAAACTACATATCTTTTAAATGGGGTTTAACATGAAAACTACAAATTATCTTTTAAAATCAACTATAATATTTTTTCTTTTTTCTGTTTTTTATATATACCCAGCCCATGCCCAAAACTCCTTTGAGAAGGGCATGAAGGAATTCAGGGAAGAGAACTATGAAGAGGCATTAAGTTATTTTATAGAGGCAAGAAATGAGGATCCCAAATCATCTATAGCTGCGTATTTTTTAGGTCTAAATTATAAAGTCATGGAGGATTATAAAAATGCCGTACCCCATCTAAGAGATGCCGTAACCCTTATCCCCCACGTGAAAGAGGCATTGATCGAGCTCATAGATGCCCTTTATCAAACAGAAGGGCTCGATGAGGCAATCAAGTGGATAGATGTGGGAGAAAAAGAGGGTATCCAACCTGCTCGTCTTCAATTCTGTAAAGATAGGTGTCTTTGACCTCCAAAGAATAATACGAGAGTCAAAGACAATAGAAGGTTATAGACAGGATATTGCAAAGAGCATTGAAGAAAAGGCAAGGCCTATAAGGGCAAAGGAAGAGTCTTTAAGAACCATGGAGGATAAGCTTAGAAAACAGTTACAGGTTATGTCTATTGATGAAAGAAGAGAACTCGAAGAAAAGACTACCAATGAGGCTAAAGAGATAAAAAGGATGAAGGAAGACCTTGATATACACCTGAGAAAGATGGATAGAGAACTGACACAAAAGGCATTTAAGGAGATAGATGCAATAATTAAGAATATTGCAGTAAAAGAGAATTATACATTAATCTTTGAGAAAAGTAGTGCAGGTATAGCTTATTTTAAAGAAACCTTAGATATCACAAAAAAGATATTGGAACAGATAAAATAGAACAGGGATATTTTTACAAAGAATCTTATTCTCTAAATCTAAGGAGTGCCAGTATTTCTCCTCTTTTTTTATCTTTTTTCTCTATTATTACAGGTTCGAGCAACTGGGATTCTCTATCATAATAAAGGTTTTCAAGGTTTTTTAGATCGGCAATGACTAGTCCATCAGGATATTGGCTTCTGAAATCCATTAATCCTTCCCGTGTGTGTATCTCCTTGATTATGCCCATATGGAGATAAAATATCAAAGACGAAGGCACATCTCTGTATATAACAACCCTTTTCTTTTCTTGCCCTTGGATGGTTTTTTTCACCTCCTGAGAAAACCATCTCACACTAATTCTTTGTTTCTCAGTAACAGCCATTCCAATATTAAATACCCACAATTCTAATATTAATACACTTAACAACATGAAAACAAAACCCTTTATTCTCTCCTGTGTAAACAAAAGGGCTGCAGAAAAGATACCCATTAAAAGCATAAAAGGCGATAAGATGACCTCTGATATATGTCTGAAATCATCAAATTTAATGTACACATAAATCAATACTATGCCTAAAACAGAAAGCGATATAGATGTTGATACTAATGCTATTTTTAGAGCTTTAGAAAATGGATGCTCAAGCCAATCTCTTATTGACTTCCCTGCAATAATCATGAGCCCTGGGATAAGGGGTAGGATATAGTAACTGCGTCTTGAACCAGATAGCATAAAAAAGATAAGTATCCCCATAGAAATAAGTATAATTAACCTCCCGGACTTTTCTTTCCATATAATATGGATCCTGAAAAAAGATGCAGCCACAATCAATGTCCACGGTGCAGTAAACACAACTATATGCTTTATATATGCATATGCTGGCTCTACGTGGTCAAAAGGCTTAAAAAATCGCTCAATATTTTCCCTCCACATTAACTGAACAGGCTCCCATGAACCTGTTACCCATACAGGGAGTAATAGGAGGATTAAAAATATAAGCATCCCTATGCACAATGATATTAAAGCGCTTTTGGATATTAGCCATTTAAATTTTTCAAAGAATTCATATCTTAATTCACTAAATGAAAAATTTTGATGAAGTTTTAAAAAAATACAGAATAGGCTATAAAAGCCCATGGAAAATAAAGCCACAGATAGCCCAATAGGTCCTTTCATAAAGGATCCTATTGAGCCAATAGAATAGATTGCTAAGAGACATAAAAAACGACCTTCAATACCCCCGGCAATAAAAAACCAGAACATAAGCCAAACAAAAAGCAGATTCAACATATCGGCTGATGCATGTCTTGACCAGAATAAGAACATTACGGTAGTTAGAAGTAGCATCCCTGATATAAAGCCTGTTTTTGCATCAAAGAGTCTCCTGCCGATAAAAAATGTAATAATACATGAGCACATACCAGCTATTGCACTAGGCAGACGTGTTGTAAGTTCTGTAACGCCACCTTTAAGAGAAAATGGGACAATTGCCCAGTAGCTTAGTAGAGGCTTATCAAAATAGAGCATCCCATTTATAGTCGGCATAAAATAATTACCTGACTCTATCATCTCTCTGGCGATTACAGCCCATCTTCCCTCAGAACCCCAGAGTGACCTTATGGACAAGCCTGTGAACATTATCGTGCAACCGGAGAAAACAAGCAACACAAGGAATAACCAATCCTCTTTTGACCACTTTATATGGCTCATCTTCATTCTTTATAGTATACCTTACTATCTATATGTGTTTTTTAAACCAATCTACCTCTATCTTTATTTAAAATAACTACATTATGTGAAGAAAAAGCAACTCAAATATTCAACAAGGTCTCTTGCTATGGGCATATCCTTAAAGACCTTTGCAAAAAAAGTTGTTTAGATTTTGAAAAAAATGAAAAATTATTGTTAATATAACCTTTTATCTGCTAAACTTCTGCAAATCAAATGGCAGAGACCACAGAAATCCATGAAAAAGACCCCAATGGAAAATGGAAGCAGGTCTTTTATAACAGACGCATAGCAGTCATGGTCCTTCTTGGCTTTTCTTCTGGATTGCCACTGCCTCTCACATCAGGGACACTTCAGGCATGGCTTACAGTGGCAGGTGTGGATTTAAGGATTATAGGCATATTCTCCCTTGTATCAATACCGTATACCATAAAATTTGTATGGTCTCCTTTAATGGACCGTTTTGTGCCACCATGGCTCGGAAGACGCAGGGGCTGGATTTTACCCATCCAATTGATCCTCATGGTATCCATAAGTATAATGGGTTTTATCTCACCCCAATATGCACCATTCCTCCTTGCCACGATGGCATTTTTCATTGCCTTTGTATCTGCTTCCCAGGATATTGTCATAGATGCCTATAGAACTGATATACTCCCTGATAGAGAAAGAGGTATAGGGGCAGCCACATTTATCATGGGTTATCGTATAGCCATGCTTCTGGCAGGGGCTGTGGCATTGATTCTGTCTCAGGTAATAGACTGGCAGAAGACATATCTTTTAATGGCAATCCTTATGATTATAGGTATGATAGGGACATCTGTGGGAAGAGAACCTGACTCCCAGATAAAACCCCCTAAAAGCATAGAAGAGGCTGTATGGGGACCATTAAGAGACTTTTTCACAAGAGAAAAGGCCATGATTATACTTCTCCTTATAATACTTTACAAGCTCGGTGATGCATATGCAGGTGCCCTGACCACTGCATTTCTCATAAGGGGTGTTAATTTTTCTCCTGCCGAAGTAGGGACAATAAACAAAGGAATGGGTCTTGTTGCAACCATTTTAGGTGCCATGTTTGGAGGGGCACTCATGATAAAACTCAGGCTATACAAATCCCTTATGCTTTTCGGTATCCTTCAGATGGTTTCAAACCTGTCCTTTATGCTCCTTGCCTTAACAGGCAAAAACTATCCTGTTATGGTATTTGCCATTGCCTTTGAAAATATAACAGGGGGTATGGGTTCAGCGGCATTTCTTGCCTTTGTCATGGCCATATGCAACAAACGCTACAGCGCTACACAGTATGCGCTCCTTTCATCACTTGCTGCGCTTGGAAGGGTTTTTATATCTCCGACATCAGGTTATATTGTTGAGGCAACAGGCTGGGCAATATTCTTCTTATTCACTGCCATTACAGCCATGCCCGGACTGGTATTACTGTGGATACTTGAGGATACTATAAACACTGTTGAAGACAATTAAATATCTAATCAGAGAAGCTGAAATCACCAAGTGGCCTTTCAAATGTAAATTGACCTGGTTTTCCGAGTAGCTCCTTTACTACTGTATTGAAACCACCACTGAACGCCACAAAAGGTAACGATACAATAAACCCTGCTGTCCCTATGGTACAGGCAACTATACCAAGGGGACGCATGATAATCAAATCAAACATTATCATGGTGCCGCTTGGGTTGTTTTTGCTACTCCCTATAGGCTCTGTCCCCTGTATAGATTGACTATATAGGGGCTGGCTTAATAAAACTAATATCAAACAAAAAAATAAAATCAATGAAATAGCTCTTTTCATCTTTTACCCCTTTTTTATTTAAGAATTTACATATCGAAGTCTATAATACTAATACAATCATGTCAATGTATCTTTTCTATGAACATCCAATAATTTTATAATTGACTTCAAAATGTTTTAATGATAAAAAAAGGAAATATTTCAGGAGGGTAGCGTTTGAAAAAGAATAAGTCAGCCATAAAGAGAGCAAGACAGGCAGAAGAGAGACGCCTGAGAAATTCCCATTACAAATCCACCATGAAGACATATGTAAAAAAGACGATGACATCTATGGGTAGCAAAGACATTGATCGTCTTGGAGAAGACTTAAAAAAGGCCATATCTTATATTGATAAGACAGCATCAAAAGGTGTAATCCACAGAAAGACTGCCTCGAGAAAGATTTCAAGACTCACAAAGAAGGTTAATAAAATCCTTGGGGCTACAGGTAAGCAGCAACAGGCACAATAATCAAAAAATCTTTTAATATTCGGTCATTATTGAGGCACAAAAACGTTTGGCCATTCTATCTGAGACGATGGCAATGGCCTCTTTTTTATTGTAATCCTCTATGTTTCTGTCATCTGTTCTGTATATATGACTGTCGGAGAAAGACCACCTCCTTATAAGGTTCCCGTCTTTCCTGAATAGAGATAACTCAATGTAGACAAGGAGGCTCTTTTCTATTACTATACCGTTTTTATCCAGGGCATTAGGGGTTGTTTTTACATCCTTGATTACGCCTTCTAAATAGGTTTCTGCATTTCTTTTATTCACTTCAAAGATTCCTGAAGCCATCAGTTGTCTTGTGAAGGCATCGGTAAAATATAGAGATGTATGGGGTTCATAGGTAATATTTTTAAAAACAGGCAAATAAACAGACCTTATCTCGCCACCGTATATACCCTTATCCCCTACAAGCTGATAACCGCATCCTGTGATAAATAGGAACAATACCAATGAGAGAAGGCTCAGAAATTTCATCTTTCCCATATCCTTAGCAAACAATATTTACAAGTTTATTTGGGACAACAACTACCTTTTTCACAGATTTTCCCTCTATGTGTTTCTGAACCTTTTCGAGGCTCAGCGCTGCCTCTTTTATTGTCTCCTGCTGTGCATCCCTCTCTATCTCAAAAGTATCTCTCAATTTACCGTTTACCTGGACAGCGATGGTTACCTTGTCCTCCATAGTAAATTCTTCTTTAAATTCAATCCACTTGTATCTCAATATTGCCATTTCACCACCAAGCATCTCCCATAGTTCTTCTGTGATATGGGGCACAAAGGGAAAAAGAAGTCTGAGGACTACCTCTATTGAACCCTTTAAGAGACCGAGTTCATCTTTTGTTTCTCTTGGCTTTTCAAGAAATTTATATATAACATTAACAAGCTCCATTATACTGGCAATGGCTGTATTGAGATGGAACCTCTCTATATCCTCTGTGACCTTTTTAATGGTCTTGTGTATCCTCAATGTAAGGAAACGGCTTTCATTGTCATCTCTTGTGGGAATAATCGTAGACTCTATCTCTTTTATGGAATCCAATCTTTCTGTTACAAGCCTCCATACCCTCTGGAGAAATCTGAAACATCCCTCAATACCTTTATCACTCCAATCAAGGTCTTTTTCAGGAGGCGCCGCAAATAGACAGCAAAGCCTTGTAGCATCTGCACCGTATTTCTCTATAAGATAATCAGGGTCAACTACATTACCCTTTGATTTACTCATCTTTGCCCCATCTTTTATAACCATACCTTGTGTGAGGAGATTATCAAAGGGCTCTCTCACCTCAACTAAGCCAAGCTCATTCAGGACTCTATTGAAAAATCTTGAATAGAGAAGGTGAAGGACAGCGTGTTCCACACCTCCTATATACTGGTCAACAGGCATCCAATAATTAACCCGTTCTGTATCAAGAGGGCCTTCATTATACTCAGGACATGCGTATTTAAGGAAATACCACGATGATTCCACAAAGGTATCCATGGTATCTGTCTCTCTTTTTGCGTCACTATTACATACAGGACATTTCACCTTATAAAAATCCTCAAAGTCAGACAATGGAGATCTACCTACCATTTTGACCTCAAGATTAAGAGGTAGCTCCACTGGGAGTTGTTCATACGGAACAGGGACAATACCACATTTATCACAATATATAATAGGTATGGGTGCACCCCAATACCTCTGTCTTGATATACCCCAATCTCTCAGCTTGAAATTTATTGTCCTTCTACCTAAACCTTTCTTCTCCAGATAATCTATAATGCTCTGTATTGCCTGTCTGTTATTCATTCCGTTAAAATCACCGGAGTTCACCAGAAAACCATCACCCTCGTAAGCGTTTTCCATTGTACTGGGATCAAGTTCTCTATTTTCTGGCATAATGGTGATTATGATGGGTAAACCGTATACCTTTGCAAACTCAAAATCCCTCTGGTCATGGGCAGGAACAGACATAATCGCCCCTGTGCCGTATTCCATGAGGACAAAGTTTCCTATGTATATGGGCACCTTTGAATTGTTTAATGGGTTTATGGCATAATGGCCTGTAAAAATGCCCTCTTTTGTTCCCTGAAGTTCAGCCCTGAAGCTTCTATCCTGCGTCTTTGCCTTCTCTATAAATGCCCGCACACCTGCCTCATATGCTGTTCCCTTGGAAAGTTCAAGGGCAAGGGGGTGTTCAGGGGCGAGCGCCATGAATGTGACGCCATAGAGTGTATCAGGTCTTGTGGTAAATATGGTTAATTTTTCACCATTCTCTAATTTAAAATCTACCTCAACACCATAGCTCTTACCTATCCAGTTCCTTTGCATATTTAACACCCGCTCAGGCCAACCAGAAAGTTTGTCGCAAAATTCATAGAGTTCATCTGCATATTTTGTAATAGCAAAAAACCACTGGGTTAGTTCTTTCTGGATAACAGACTCATTACATCTCCAACAAAGACCATCTACAACCTGTTCATTGGCAAGAACAGTCTGACATTTCACACAGTAATTGACAGGTGCACTTTTTCTATATACAATGCCTTTTTCAAACATCTTGAGAAACATCCACTGTTCCCATCTGTAATAATCCACATGGCATGTAGCTATCTCCCTTGACCAGTCATAGCTGAATCCCAGACGTTTTAGCTGTTTCTTCATGTAGTCTATGTTGTCATATGTCCATTTTGCCGGATGGACTCCCCGCTCTATAGCAGCGTTCTCTGCAGGCATACCAAAGGCGTCCCAGCCCATGGGATGAAGGACATTATATCCGCTCATAGTCTTATATCTTGCTATCACATCACCTATAGAATAATTACGCACATGGCCCATATGTATCTTTCCAGAGGGATAAGGAAACATCTCAAGGAGATAATATTTCTTTTTATCCTTCTCTTCTATAACACGAAATAGATCCTCTTTTTCCCATATGGTCTGCCTCTTCTCTTCAATTACCTGTGGTTCATACTGTTTCATATTGTAATCCTTGGTAAAAATTTATTTCTTCCTCTTTTGCATAGCCCTTATCCTGAGCCTTAAGGCATTCAACCTTATAAATCCCCCTGCATCAGACTGTTGATACACAGAGTCTCTATCAAAGGTGGCAAAATCTTTCATATAAAGGGATCTATCTGACTTTCTTCCTGCTACTATGCAATTACCTTTATAGAGTTTAAGCCTCACGGTCCCTGTAACACCTTTTTGTGCCTCATCTGTAAATGCCTTTAATGCCTCCATCTCAGGAGAATACCAGAAACCGTAATATATAAGCTCTGAAACTTTAGGAATCAGGCTGTCTCTTAAATGCATGACCTCTCTATCCATGGTTATGGATTCTATAGCCCTATGGGCAGTATGCAGTATGGTGCATCCAGGGGTCTCATAAACCCCCCTTGATTTCATACCTACAAACCTATTTTCCACAAGATCTACCCTGCCTATACCGTTTGCCCCACCTATCTTATTTAGATGGGCAACGATCTTATAAGGGGTCATTTTCTTTCCGTCTATCTTTATGGGTGTGCCGTCCTCAAACTCTATCTCTATATAGGTTGGCTTATCCGGTGCCCTTTCAGGGGAAACAGTGGTGAGGAACATATCTTCATTCGGTTCGTTCCATGGGTCTTCCAGTATACCACCTTCATAACTTATGTGCATGAGATTCCTGTCCATACTGTATGGTTTCTTTTTTGTGACAGGGACAGGTATGTCGTGTTCTTTTGCATAATCTATAAGTTCTTCCCTTGATGAAAAATCCCATTCCCTCCAGGGTGCTATAATCTTTATATTTGGGTTAAGGGCATAATAGGTAAGTTCAAACCTCACCTGGTCATTGCCTTTCCCCGTGGCACCATGGGATACGGCATCTGCCTTCTCTATCCTTGCTATCTCTATCTGTCTTTTTGCAATAAGGGGTCTTGCTATAGATGTGCCCATAAGATAACTACCCTCATACACTGCGTTTGTTTTTATGGCAAAGAAGATAAAGTCTCTTGCAAACTCTTCTTTCAGGTCTTCTATGTAGACCTTTGATGCACCGGTTTTTAGCGCCTTTTGTTTGAGGCCTTTCAATTCTTCTTCCTGTCCTACATCGGCAGCATAGGCAATGACCTCGCAACCATATTTTTCAATAAGCCATTTTACAATAATTGATGTGTCGAGACCGCCAGAATACGCCAAAACTACCTTTTTAATATCTGACATTTTCAACCTCCGAAAAAATAATCAATCTTTTGACGCCTTATCATCTATTTAGAATAAGCCACTCAAGAAGCGCCTTTTGGGCATGTAATCTGTTCTCTGCCTGGGTAAATATAACATTCTGAAAATCCTCAAAGACCTCATCTGTTATCTCCTCTCCTCTGTGGGCAGGGAGACAATGGAGTATTATGGCATCATCTCTTGCAGATTTCAGTAATTCTCTATCTATCTTAAATGAGCTAAACACCTGCCTTCGCTCGCTCTCTTCCCCTTCCTGCCCCATACTTACCCATACATCTGTGTTTATTACATCGGCATCCTTAATTGCCTCAAAGGGGTCATGGAATAGCTTGAAATTGTTCTTCTTTTCCGCCAAAGATGAAAGATGGGGTAATGGTTCATAGCCTTTAGGCGTTGCCATGGTTAAATTAAGGTCTAATAATATACATGCCTCTATCCATGAGTTTGCCATATTATTCCCATCGCCTATATACGCAATCTTGAGTTCCCTTAAGTCCCCTTTTATCTCCCAGATGGTAAAAAGATCGGAAAGCACCTGGGTAGGATGATATATATCAGTAAGACCATTTATAACAGGTATGGTTGCCCATTTTGCAAGTTCCTCCACCACATCCTGTCCATAGGTTCTTATCATAATAGCATCCACGTATCTACTCAAGACCCTTGCGGTATCTCTTACAGGTTCACCCCTGCCGATCTGGGTATCACCTTTGTTCAATAAAACCGCCCTCCCACCCAGGTCATTTATACCTATTTCAAAGGATACCCTTGTTCTGGTAGATGATTTTTCAAATATCATGGCAAGGTGCCTGCCTTTTAAAGGCTCATGCACTGTGCCATGCTTTCTCATCTTTTTGAATTCCTTGGCCCTTTCCAACAGATACAGGCACTCTTCATTTTTTATATCAAGAAGTTTTGTAAAATCCCTTTTCAATGTTCTCTCCTGTTTTTAAGTGTTTAAGTTTTTGTTTTCATATGTCTATCAAAGATCCTCTCTGCTATCTCAAGAAATAGGTCTACATCATCCTTAGTGATTATAAGAGGTGGTAGCAATCTTATGATTCTCCC
This genomic window contains:
- a CDS encoding 2-oxoacid:acceptor oxidoreductase subunit alpha produces the protein MKIGGEAGQGIQTIGDTLAKVFARSGFHVFTHQEYESRIRGGHNIYQIRFSDMPVSSSKSIIDILVALDNDSINLHEKELTIGGTIIYDRDMLKNEYIGDQFLHIPLLDLAQTHGKDRIMVNTVATGSVLGMLGIEMDVFFQIVEDKLKKKGAEIISLNKDAFSAGYRYAVKECLRCAFSITPKEKSRMLIGVNEAIGIGAIASGCKFYSAYPMTPSTGIMLFMAGKAKEYGIIVEQAEDEIAAINMAIGASYAGVRSMTGTSGGGFALMVEGLSLAAMTETPIVIALAQRPGPATGLPTKTEQADLLFALHAGHGEFPKVIFAPGSPEQAFYLTNKAFDLSQRFQIPVFILTDQYLSDSQWTTEPFDFNRFIHREYRVKGRSLEDIKDYKRHSYTESGVSLFGIPGTSKKLIVTDSDEHDEEGHITEDPDIRIKMVEKRLFKKMALINQEIFPPELYGDENPDIVLVGWGSTWGVLKEIVDILSKNKKIALIHFQEVFPLPLIEKFDYLNILKHAKKTFCIENNATGQFSRLIKAETGLEFTHHIGRFDGKPFFADSLARSIDDIIG
- a CDS encoding glycosyltransferase family 39 protein, with product MSHIKWSKEDWLFLVLLVFSGCTIMFTGLSIRSLWGSEGRWAVIAREMIESGNYFMPTINGMLYFDKPLLSYWAIVPFSLKGGVTELTTRLPSAIAGMCSCIITFFIGRRLFDAKTGFISGMLLLTTVMFLFWSRHASADMLNLLFVWLMFWFFIAGGIEGRFLCLLAIYSIGSIGSFMKGPIGLSVALFSMGFYSLFCIFLKLHQNFSFSELRYEFFEKFKWLISKSALISLCIGMLIFLILLLLPVWVTGSWEPVQLMWRENIERFFKPFDHVEPAYAYIKHIVVFTAPWTLIVAASFFRIHIIWKEKSGRLIILISMGILIFFMLSGSRRSYYILPLIPGLMIIAGKSIRDWLEHPFSKALKIALVSTSISLSVLGIVLIYVYIKFDDFRHISEVILSPFMLLMGIFSAALLFTQERIKGFVFMLLSVLILELWVFNIGMAVTEKQRISVRWFSQEVKKTIQGQEKKRVVIYRDVPSSLIFYLHMGIIKEIHTREGLMDFRSQYPDGLVIADLKNLENLYYDRESQLLEPVIIEKKDKKRGEILALLRFRE
- a CDS encoding OmpH family outer membrane protein, with protein sequence MWEKKRVSNLLVFNSVKIGVFDLQRIIRESKTIEGYRQDIAKSIEEKARPIRAKEESLRTMEDKLRKQLQVMSIDERRELEEKTTNEAKEIKRMKEDLDIHLRKMDRELTQKAFKEIDAIIKNIAVKENYTLIFEKSSAGIAYFKETLDITKKILEQIK
- a CDS encoding transcriptional activator RfaH, yielding MKKWFVVNTKPKNEDRAAANLISIGIDTLAPKLKLKKFKNSRFVYVIEPMFPGYIFARFHPIDDFRIVKYARGVKTIVHFGEKIVPIHEELIDFLKSRLENGVATVEKKPISIGEKIIIKDGPFKGLTGIFEREIEGKERVTILLNAVQFAATMEIDRDLIEKL
- a CDS encoding 3',5'-cyclic-nucleotide phosphodiesterase, with the protein product MKIDILGCYGNIKGDFKTTSFLIDDSILLDAGTVTSVLNDDRIKKIDKIIITHTHLDHIKDLVFLVDELVMMGRYKIELISVEQVLNIISNNLFNNLIWPDFTVIPSYDNAVIKLREIILNEYTEINDITIKPILMTHTVYCVGYVIKKNDRGFMFTSDTGPTKNFWEQANKEKGIDFIIADVSFPNRMEELAKISGHMTLNILIDHLQRYGLDDKPIFITHIKPIFLEEIIHELSQLGRPNIRPLIQGETIHV
- a CDS encoding PaaI family thioesterase, which encodes MKGVLPVYKDSFFCGFNREDGLKLQMMYEKGIVYCEVNLDNRFEGYTDVLHGGIIFGILDVIIWYAIFMETKKICMTRKTEMEFFKPVICGTPYIAKGQFLRIEGRDVHATAWIEDLNGEVYASVNALFKEGRDIPVDHFINKFDFSRTPLAIKKHFMSLLER